From the Euphorbia lathyris chromosome 6, ddEupLath1.1, whole genome shotgun sequence genome, one window contains:
- the LOC136233216 gene encoding LOW QUALITY PROTEIN: phytochrome E (The sequence of the model RefSeq protein was modified relative to this genomic sequence to represent the inferred CDS: inserted 2 bases in 1 codon), with translation MGRETTTHSSSAASNMRPSATTDKSKATIAQFSADAGLLAEFEKSSVSGKSFNYSKSVLSAPDNVPEEQITAYLSRIQRGGLIQPFGCMLAIEEPTFRIISFSENCFQLLGLSPGTELELVRVNSLIGIDARTLFTPQSGASLTKAAASREISLLNPVWVYTRTTQKPFYAILHRIDVGTIIDLEPARSSDPALSLAGAVQSQKLAVRAISRLQSLPGGDIGALCDTVVEDVQKLTGYDRIMVYRFHEDEHGEVVSEIRRSDLEPYLGLHYPATDIPQAARFLFKQNRVRMICDCHAKPVRLIQSEGLERPVSLVNSTLRSPHGCHTQYMANMGSVASLAMAVIVNGNDSTKLWGLVVCHHSSPRYVPFPLRYACEFLMQAFGIQLHMELQLAAQLVEKNTLRTQTLLCDMLLRDAPAGIVTQSPSIMDLVKCDGAALYYGGRCWLLGITPSESQVRDIAEWLLGTHGDSTGLSTDSLADAGYPGAGLLGDAVCGMATARITSGDFLFWFRSHTAKEVKWGGAKHHPEDKDDGQRMHPRSSFNAFLEVAKSRSLPWEISEINAIHSLQLIIRDSFQGMEESGSKAMVYAQQNTSSQGMDDFKMDELSSLACEMVRLIETATAPIFGVDSAGLINGWNAKVAELTGLQTSEAMHKSLVHEIVHKDSCNTVENLLHRALRGEEDKNVELKMRKFGVQQQDSVVFVVVNSCTSRDYANNIVGVCFVGQDITPEKLVTDKFLVLQGDYKAIIESLNPLIPPIFASDEDACCCEWNAAMEKLTGVTRKEVIGKMLPGEIFGGLCPLKSQDSLTKFMIQLYHGISGQDTKKFPFGFFNTEGKFVEVFLAVNKRSDADGKVVGCFCFLQIIEPNLQQALIVYKQEDRENFLKLKELAYILQEMKNPLNGLRFTHKLLEDTATSESQKQILETSNACEKQIMTIIEDIDFARLEDGNTKLKMEEFVFGSVIDVIISQVMISMRERXKLFHDIPAEIRTLYLYGDRIRLQLILSDFLLCVVHHSPSPDGWIEIKVSPGLKLVQEGNEFIRLQIRMTHSGQGVPSVLIQDIFEGGNHRRTQEGLGLNLSRKLLNSMNGRVQYSKDKNKCFFLIDLEMKKGRHKGEASRTA, from the exons ATGGGAAGAGAAACAACAACCCATTCATCATCAGCTGCAAGCAATATGAGACCTTCAGCTACCACTGATAAAAGCAAAGCCACCATTGCTCAATTCAGTGCAGATGCCGGGCTTTTAGCTGAGTTTGAGAAATCAAGTGTTTCTGGGAAGTCTTTTAACTACTCCAAATCTGTTCTTTCTGCTCCAGATAATGTGCCTGAAGAGCAAATTACTGCTTATTTATCGAGAATTCAAAGAGGTGGCTTAATTCAACCTTTTGGTTGTATGCTGGCAATTGAAGAACCCACTTTCAGAATCATCAGTTTCAGTGAAAATTGCTTTCAATTGTTGGGTTTGAGTCCAGGCACTGAATTAGAGTTGGTGAGAGTTAACAGCTTGATTGGGATTGATGCAAGGACGCTTTTCACGCCTCAATCAGGAGCTTCATTGACGAAAGCTGCTGCTTCTAGGGAAATTTCCTTGTTGAATCCCGTTTGGGTGTATACCAGGACTACCCAGAAGCCATTTTATGCTATTCTCCATAGAATTGATGTGGGTACTATAATTGATTTAGAACCAGCAAGATCTTCTGATCCtgctctttcccttgcaggcgCTGTCCAATCACAGAAACTCGCTGTTCGTGCAATTTCTAGGCTGCAGTCTCTCCCTGGCGGAGACATTGGGGCTTTGTGTGACACAGTTGTGGAGGATGTTCAAAAACTCACAGGATATGACAGGATTATGGTATATAGATTTCATGAAGATGAACATGGAGAAGTTGTGTCTGAAATTAGAAGGTCTGATTTGGAACCTTATTTGGGGTTGCATTATCCAGCTACTGATATTCCCCAAGCAGCACGTTTCTTGTTCAAGCAGAATAGGGTGAGGATGATTTGTGATTGCCATGCCAAACCAGTTAGACTGATTCAAAGTGAAGGATTAGAGCGACCCGTTTCTTTGGTAAATTCAACCCTCAGGTCTCCCCATGGCTGCCACACACAGTATATGGCTAACATGGGTTCAGTTGCTTCATTGGCTATGGCTGTTATTGTAAATGGCAATGATTCAACCAAGCTCTGGGGGCTTGTTGTATGCCATCACTCTTCCCCGAGATATGTCCCTTTCCCCCTTCGTTATGCCTGTGAATTCCTGATGCAGGCTTTCGGAATACAGCTACACATGGAGCTTCAATTGGCAGCACAATTAGTGGAGAAGAATACTCTCAGGACACAAACTTTACTCTGTGACATGCTTCTTCGCGACGCTCCTGCTGGTATTGTTACTCAATCTCCTAGTATTATGGATCTTGTGAAGTGTGATGGAGCTGCATTGTACTATGGAGGAAGATGTTGGTTATTAGGGATAACTCCAAGTGAATCACAGGTAAGAGACATTGCAGAATGGCTGCTCGGGACTCACGGAGATTCGACAGGGTTGAGCACGGATAGTTTGGCAGACGCTGGCTATCCTGGTGCTGGATTGCTGGGTGATGCTGTTTGTGGAATGGCTACTGCTAGAATCACTTCAGGAGATTTTTTGTTCTGGTTCAGGTCTCATACTGCCAAGGAAGTTAAATGGGGTGGAGCAAAGCATCATCCTGAAGATAAAGATGATGGTCAACGTATGCACCCAAGATCTTCATTTAATGCTTTTCTGGAGGTAGCCAAGAGCAGAAGTTTGCCTTGGGAGATTTCAGAGATCAATGCTATTCACTCTTTACAGCTGATAATCAGAGATTCATTTCAGGGAATGGAGGAAAGTGGTTCAAAGGCAATGGTCTATGCCCAGCAAAATACTAGTTCTCAGGGGATGGATGATTTCAAGATGGATGAACTAAGTTCACTGGCTTGTGAAATGGTTAGATTGATTGAAACGGCTACAGCACCGATTTTCGGGGTTGATTCAGCAGGCCTCATCAATGGATGGAATGCCAAAGTTGCAGAATTGACTGGATTACAAACCAGTGAAGCAATGCACAAGTCTTTGGTTCATGAAATTGTTCACAAGGACTCTTGCAACACAGTTGAAAATCTTCTGCACAGGGCTTTGCGAG GGGAGGAGGACAAAAATGTTGAGCTAAAAATGAGGAAATTTGGGGTTCAACAGCAAGATTCTGTTGTATTTGTGGTGGTCAATTCCTGCACCAGCAGAGATTATGCAAACAATATAGTAGGTGTGTGCTTTGTTGGTCAAGATATCACTCCTGAGAAACTCGTCACCGATAAGTTTCTCGTGTTACAAGGAGATTACAAGGCTATCATAGAATCTCTGAATCCACTGATTCCACCAATATTTGCTTCGGACGAGGATGCCTGCTGTTGTGAATGGAATGCTGCAATGGAGAAGCTGACAGGTGTAACAAGAAAAGAAGTCATAGGTAAAATGCTTCCTGGGGAGATTTTCGGAGGCCTCTGTCCATTAAAAAGTCAAGATTCTTTAACTAAGTTTATGATCCAACTGTATCATGGAATTAGCGGTCAAGATACCAAGAAGTTCCCATTCGGGTTCTTCAATACAGAAGGAAaatttgttgaggtgttcttaGCAGTAAACAAAAGGAGTGATGCAGATGGGAAAGTGGTTGGGTGTTTCTGCTTTTTGCAGATTATTGAGCCTAACCTGCAACAAGCCTTAATCGTGTATAAGCAAGAGGATCGAGAGAACTTTCTGAAACTTAAAGAGTTGGCTTACATACTGCAGGAAATGAAAAATCCTCTGAATGGTCTTCGGTTTACGCATAAACTACTAGAAGACACAGCCACATCAGAAAGTCAGAAGCAAATCCTTGAAACAAGCAATGCATGTGAAAAACAGATTATGACCATAATTGAGGACATCGATTTTGCAAGGCTAGAGGACGG CAATACCAAGCTCAAGATGGAAGAATTTGTTTTTGGAAGTGTTATTGATGTAATCATTAGTCAAGTAATGATCTCAATGAGGGAAAG AAAGCTTTTCCACGACATTCCAGCTGAAATCAGAACACTGTATCTTTATGGAGATCGAATTAGGCTGCAGCTGATCTTATCAGATTTCTTGCTCTGCGTGGTTCATCATTCACCCTCTCCAGATGGCTGGATTGAAATTAAAGTTTCACCCGGTCTGAAGCTGGTACAGGAAGGAAACGAATTTATCCGTCTACAGATCAG AATGACACACTCCGGTCAGGGCGTGCCTTCTGTTCTGATCCAAGACATCTTTGAGGGAGGAAATCATAGAAGAACACAAGAAGGGCTGGGGCTAAATCTGTCGAGAAAACTACTAAATTCAATGAATGGCCGTGTTCAGTATAGCAAAGACAAAAACAAATGCTTCTTCCTAATTGACCTTGAAATGAAAAAAGGAAGACATAAAGGGGAAGCAAGCAGAACGGCATGA